From a single Micromonospora sp. WMMD1102 genomic region:
- a CDS encoding metalloregulator ArsR/SmtB family transcription factor: MSDTAEPGRAAREADVFKALADPTRRKILDELAERDGQTLFEICTRLAMKYQLTSSRQATSQHLEVLIGAGLVTSRREGRYKFHHLETGPLEHLTDRWLKRETKEN; the protein is encoded by the coding sequence GTGAGTGACACCGCCGAACCCGGACGTGCGGCCAGGGAGGCCGACGTGTTCAAGGCCCTGGCCGATCCGACCCGTCGGAAGATCCTTGACGAGCTGGCGGAGCGCGACGGGCAGACGCTGTTCGAGATCTGTACCCGGCTGGCGATGAAATACCAGCTCACCTCGTCCCGCCAGGCGACCTCGCAGCACCTGGAGGTGCTGATCGGGGCAGGGCTGGTCACCAGCCGCCGGGAGGGTCGCTACAAGTTCCACCACCTCGAAACCGGCCCCCTGGAACACCTCACCGATCGATGGCTCAAGCGCGAAACCAAGGAGAACTGA
- a CDS encoding VOC family protein, translating into MRITVTSVLVGNQEEALKFYTEKLGFVKKTDVPAGGARWLTVVSPDNPDGCELLLEPDGHPAAKPWKEALVNDGIPYTQFAVDDVRAEYERLRGLGVRFTQEPAEMGPVTTAVFDDTCGNLIQIVQLH; encoded by the coding sequence ATGCGCATCACCGTTACCAGCGTCCTCGTCGGCAACCAGGAGGAGGCGTTGAAGTTCTACACCGAAAAACTCGGCTTCGTGAAGAAGACGGATGTCCCGGCCGGCGGGGCGCGCTGGCTCACCGTCGTCTCGCCGGACAACCCCGACGGCTGTGAGCTGCTGCTCGAACCGGACGGCCACCCCGCGGCCAAGCCGTGGAAGGAGGCGCTGGTGAACGACGGCATCCCGTACACCCAGTTCGCGGTCGACGACGTCCGCGCGGAGTACGAGCGGCTGCGCGGGCTGGGCGTCCGGTTCACCCAGGAGCCGGCGGAGATGGGGCCGGTCACGACGGCCGTCTTCGACGACACCTGCGGCAACCTGATCCAGATCGTCCAGCTGCACTGA